The following are encoded in a window of Nibricoccus aquaticus genomic DNA:
- a CDS encoding hemolytic protein HlpA-like protein — protein MSAKGVPVLFLVFNRPAQTARVFESIRAHKPAKLFVAADGARDNKAGEAEIVRATREIATKVDWPCEVKTLFRDRNLGCGPAVSGAISWFFDHVEEGIILEDDCLPHPDFFQVCATLLERYRDDPRVATISGTHFLPDLVPHRQSHYASKYFQMWGWATWRRTWKSYDFTLNSLSDDEWWTQLQKTHPNPTEAAYWREIYRALKAGGIDTWDFQVFFSCWRHGSVHIMPGRNLIANIGYGPDATHTNFASPMANLPVYPLTIGPEPIPLEPSQDVDNLIFYLRFLESLTHTWWVEQVFSPGEKLGHARTEIIRKDRQIRQLETEIKEKRRQLLAATRELALQATSSASIN, from the coding sequence ATGAGCGCAAAGGGAGTCCCCGTCCTCTTTCTGGTTTTCAACCGCCCGGCACAAACGGCACGCGTTTTTGAATCCATCCGCGCGCACAAACCCGCGAAACTCTTCGTCGCCGCCGACGGCGCCCGCGACAATAAGGCCGGCGAAGCCGAGATCGTCCGCGCGACACGCGAAATCGCCACCAAGGTCGACTGGCCATGCGAGGTAAAAACCCTCTTCCGTGACCGCAACCTCGGCTGCGGGCCCGCAGTGAGCGGCGCCATCTCCTGGTTCTTCGATCACGTCGAGGAAGGCATCATCTTGGAAGATGACTGCCTGCCCCATCCGGATTTTTTCCAAGTATGCGCCACCCTCTTGGAACGCTATCGTGACGACCCTCGTGTCGCCACCATCTCCGGAACCCATTTTCTCCCCGACCTCGTCCCGCATCGACAATCCCACTACGCCTCCAAGTATTTTCAGATGTGGGGCTGGGCGACCTGGCGGCGTACGTGGAAGAGCTACGACTTCACCCTCAACTCGCTCTCCGATGACGAGTGGTGGACCCAGCTGCAAAAAACCCACCCCAACCCCACCGAAGCCGCCTACTGGCGCGAAATCTACCGCGCTCTCAAAGCCGGCGGCATCGACACCTGGGACTTCCAGGTCTTCTTCAGCTGCTGGCGCCACGGCTCCGTGCATATCATGCCGGGCAGAAATCTCATCGCCAACATCGGCTACGGCCCCGACGCGACCCACACCAACTTCGCCAGCCCGATGGCCAACCTCCCGGTCTATCCGCTCACGATCGGCCCGGAGCCCATCCCGCTCGAACCATCGCAAGACGTGGACAACCTCATTTTCTACCTCCGCTTTCTGGAGTCGCTCACGCACACGTGGTGGGTCGAGCAAGTCTTCTCTCCCGGGGAAAAACTCGGCCACGCCCGCACGGAAATCATCCGCAAAGACCGCCAGATCCGTCAGCTCGAAACCGAGATTAAGGAAAAACGCCGCCAGCTCCTCGCCGCCACTCGCGAACTCGCCCTTCAAGCCACCTCATCAGCATCAATCAACTAG
- a CDS encoding glycosyltransferase family 2 protein gives MIESSAAMSMTPVFSVVLPCYNESETLPQLFSRFDEVLEGRNDLEVVFVNNGSKDNSSDIFAIQLAQPGRQWARLVDVTVNQGYGFGILAGLRATQGKFIGWTHADSQYDPHYVVEGFKRLIASPRPDRTILQGRRVGRNAFDAFFTAGMTLLSCLALGIRVSDVNAQPKLFPRALFDEVKNPPHDFSLDLYMLFLGRRLGYSIERMPVVFARRTFGEAKGGAGSLRLKWKLIKRTWAFIGQLRRDIRTGKL, from the coding sequence TTGATCGAATCGAGCGCCGCCATGTCGATGACTCCCGTCTTTTCAGTCGTTCTTCCTTGCTACAACGAAAGCGAAACCCTGCCTCAGCTATTTTCTCGTTTCGATGAAGTCCTGGAGGGACGTAATGATCTTGAAGTCGTATTCGTTAATAACGGATCCAAGGATAACTCCAGTGACATCTTCGCAATTCAGCTCGCACAGCCTGGGCGTCAGTGGGCGCGATTGGTCGATGTGACGGTCAATCAAGGCTACGGTTTCGGAATCCTCGCGGGTCTGCGTGCCACGCAGGGAAAATTCATTGGCTGGACCCATGCCGACTCACAATATGACCCGCACTATGTGGTCGAAGGCTTCAAACGCCTGATCGCAAGTCCCCGGCCTGACCGGACAATTCTGCAAGGAAGACGTGTAGGACGTAATGCGTTCGATGCCTTTTTCACCGCAGGAATGACCCTGCTTTCCTGCCTCGCACTTGGCATCCGAGTAAGTGACGTAAACGCACAGCCCAAGCTTTTCCCTCGGGCTCTTTTCGATGAAGTGAAAAATCCTCCTCATGATTTCTCGCTCGATCTCTACATGCTCTTCCTAGGCCGTCGTCTCGGCTATTCGATAGAGCGCATGCCGGTGGTCTTCGCACGCCGCACATTTGGCGAGGCCAAGGGAGGCGCTGGCTCGCTCCGCTTGAAATGGAAACTCATCAAACGCACGTGGGCCTTTATCGGTCAACTGCGCCGCGATATCCGGACTGGCAAGCTATGA
- a CDS encoding GtrA family protein → MKDVLAPSFYAGLQFRLYRHRFLLVYIVFGVTSLWIEILLLRGLHYLGLPLLASQSCGLTISVLFAYWMNVRFNFKVPVAKRNRALLYFAGISGLSALLNYAFRTQLLDLGWSYEQARFGVSAVLFSFGYILHRRYSFADRKQVGVAIYANGVEDIRGIREKIGEFPDFIHVDLIDASFGASDTDVRSYRLETIRAYWPQRKIHVHLMTRRPTRWLSEVLPYADTVIVHHEIDEDLAQVLKTIEDAGRQPGLALTHATTLDAATPFLNRITLLMLLTIARPGQSGQSFQIEALERIEAINKWSGRAHFKICIDGGVNEKNVHLLNVEFVVSGSSVLMAENPARQIMRLQTSNNHEAV, encoded by the coding sequence ATGAAAGACGTCCTCGCACCTTCCTTCTACGCCGGACTGCAATTTCGTCTCTACCGTCATCGATTTCTGCTCGTTTACATAGTCTTCGGGGTGACGTCGCTTTGGATCGAAATCCTCCTGCTGCGGGGACTTCACTACCTGGGCCTTCCGCTGCTCGCCTCCCAATCCTGCGGGCTTACGATCAGCGTGCTCTTTGCCTACTGGATGAACGTCAGGTTCAACTTCAAGGTTCCAGTCGCGAAGAGGAACCGCGCACTGCTGTATTTTGCCGGCATCTCCGGATTGTCCGCACTTCTCAACTACGCTTTCCGGACACAGCTGCTCGATCTCGGCTGGAGCTACGAACAAGCCCGTTTCGGGGTTTCGGCAGTTTTGTTTTCATTCGGGTATATTTTGCACCGCCGGTATTCCTTCGCTGATCGCAAGCAGGTGGGCGTGGCCATTTACGCAAACGGCGTGGAAGACATCCGTGGCATCCGGGAGAAAATCGGCGAGTTCCCCGACTTCATTCACGTCGATCTCATCGACGCCTCCTTCGGCGCTTCCGACACCGATGTACGCTCCTACCGCTTGGAGACTATTCGAGCTTACTGGCCACAGCGCAAAATCCATGTCCACCTGATGACCCGCCGCCCCACACGATGGCTGTCTGAAGTTCTGCCCTACGCCGATACGGTGATCGTACATCATGAAATCGATGAAGACTTGGCGCAGGTGCTTAAAACCATCGAGGACGCAGGACGGCAGCCCGGACTCGCGCTGACTCATGCAACCACCCTCGATGCGGCCACTCCCTTTCTCAACCGCATCACCCTGCTGATGCTGCTCACCATCGCCCGGCCCGGCCAGTCAGGCCAGAGCTTCCAGATCGAAGCCCTTGAACGAATTGAAGCCATCAACAAGTGGTCTGGACGCGCTCACTTCAAAATCTGCATCGATGGAGGCGTGAACGAAAAAAACGTCCACCTGCTCAACGTGGAATTCGTCGTCTCAGGGTCATCTGTACTCATGGCGGAAAATCCAGCCCGTCAGATCATGCGCCTGCAGACCTCCAATAATCATGAGGCTGTCTAA
- a CDS encoding class I SAM-dependent methyltransferase encodes MPASPTPANIAEFSYSKLSHFELFRGLPFQSYNVGDPNPEICDLKVYQDYLVYCFIKQNIASGSRILEVGGGDSRILKFFAKDYECWNADKCEGLGNGPIKFTSPHYRIVYDYVGSFNQELPDRHFDFVFSISALEHTPEDANIRVNVLKDINRILKPGRPSFHCFDAILRKNGRSWVNGLIPYLYANASPLTRFVPLAEIDANPDTYAMSKQAYEASWKPITKDSYEDFGRAFSANVYWTAP; translated from the coding sequence ATGCCCGCATCCCCCACTCCCGCCAATATCGCCGAGTTCTCTTATTCCAAACTCTCCCACTTTGAACTCTTCCGCGGGCTCCCCTTTCAATCCTACAACGTCGGTGACCCAAACCCCGAGATCTGCGACCTGAAGGTTTATCAGGACTACTTGGTGTATTGCTTCATCAAACAAAACATCGCCTCAGGCTCCCGCATTCTGGAGGTCGGCGGAGGCGACAGTCGCATTCTCAAATTCTTCGCCAAGGACTATGAGTGCTGGAATGCGGACAAGTGCGAAGGTCTCGGCAACGGCCCGATCAAGTTTACCTCCCCTCACTACCGCATCGTCTACGACTACGTCGGCTCGTTCAATCAGGAGCTCCCCGACCGCCATTTCGATTTTGTCTTCTCGATCTCTGCATTGGAGCACACCCCCGAAGACGCAAATATCCGCGTCAATGTCCTTAAAGACATCAATCGCATCCTGAAGCCCGGCCGTCCTTCTTTCCACTGCTTCGACGCCATCCTCCGCAAAAACGGCCGCTCTTGGGTGAATGGGCTTATCCCGTATCTCTACGCCAACGCCTCCCCGCTGACCCGCTTCGTGCCATTGGCCGAGATCGACGCGAATCCCGACACCTACGCCATGTCCAAACAGGCGTATGAAGCCAGCTGGAAGCCGATCACCAAAGATAGCTACGAAGACTTCGGCCGCGCCTTCTCTGCGAACGTCTATTGGACGGCCCCCTGA
- a CDS encoding class I SAM-dependent methyltransferase, whose product MIDKLLLRKPYFPDPNANRMNHVGDVVRARENYLKYRPSNLTYLLRKRFEWMNDFIRPGESGIEVGCGTGLSKLFIVAPDFILTDYADHPWVEVKVDALNMPYADASLDYIVSSNMIHHLATPAQFFKECQRVLKPGGRIIIQEINTSLAMRAILRAMRHEGYSFEPDVFSFDVICNDPRDLWSANCAIPRILFDDQARFEREQTAFKITHKKFTEFMLFPLSGGVIAKTKTINLPKVFLGLVNALDGLLCAIAPQHFALQRQIVLEKR is encoded by the coding sequence ATGATAGATAAATTATTACTCCGTAAGCCGTATTTTCCCGATCCCAACGCCAACCGAATGAACCACGTCGGTGACGTCGTCAGAGCCAGAGAAAACTACCTCAAATACCGGCCCTCCAATCTAACCTACCTCTTACGCAAACGATTCGAATGGATGAATGATTTCATTCGCCCCGGCGAATCAGGCATCGAAGTAGGCTGCGGAACGGGACTCTCCAAACTCTTTATAGTCGCGCCTGATTTCATTCTGACAGACTACGCAGATCACCCGTGGGTGGAGGTCAAAGTCGATGCGCTCAACATGCCTTACGCTGACGCCTCTCTCGACTACATCGTCTCCAGTAACATGATTCATCATCTCGCGACACCGGCTCAATTTTTTAAGGAATGCCAGCGAGTGCTCAAACCAGGCGGCCGGATAATTATTCAAGAGATCAACACCTCGCTTGCCATGAGAGCTATTTTACGGGCTATGCGCCACGAGGGCTATAGTTTCGAACCTGATGTGTTCTCCTTCGATGTGATCTGCAACGACCCCCGTGATCTTTGGTCGGCCAACTGCGCCATACCGCGCATCCTATTCGACGATCAAGCGCGGTTTGAACGAGAGCAAACCGCCTTCAAGATAACGCACAAAAAATTCACCGAGTTCATGCTGTTTCCATTGTCAGGTGGAGTAATCGCAAAGACCAAAACCATCAATCTCCCAAAAGTATTTTTGGGGTTGGTTAACGCCTTGGATGGACTGCTCTGCGCAATCGCCCCGCAGCACTTCGCACTTCAGCGTCAGATCGTACTTGAAAAACGTTGA
- a CDS encoding histidine phosphatase family protein yields the protein MRLSNRITLTDSSKQTFASALALSLGEIPGIRSVTFTGSFVEKPGLTGISDIDVIVIVDALTEEIFSACRKATTAISPALLGLPSHQLRINDTFGPLKFDEPGLVVVHLMIYDLQGHREHVLKSPFTCLDWERSTHVLGSSLRDIYPVLALFPRHFLDARRSLNNYLDDLAAGSISFRRYEFSSSGCCEQAERLNLDPRHQGEYAYHIVNNLVANYAKLVAGRNHKLSQQEFFAFWRDYLPACIPFIEWFSKIAAIKQERECSFPVDTISHTREFITAFADHLNDTWQRRATRHLFLRHGKTALNDGSFLGQRRDPGILTLPPPLAARPSRIFSSPAIRCQTTAAALAPAVFIEVDPRLHEIDYGSAEGLSIAKLRTERPELFAAWSRHEDPRFPGGENTSDVHERLQSFIAGLDERPSLVVSHNVVLRCLLGAGLNIPRHQWHLIPVDHLETVALLRLDGRSYLDLTPEQVARITDALVAHRI from the coding sequence ATGAGGCTGTCTAACCGCATCACCCTCACCGATTCCTCCAAGCAGACCTTCGCTTCCGCGCTCGCCCTCAGCCTCGGGGAAATTCCGGGCATCCGCTCGGTCACCTTCACGGGCTCCTTCGTTGAAAAGCCCGGACTCACCGGAATCAGCGACATCGACGTCATCGTGATCGTCGACGCGTTGACCGAGGAAATTTTCTCGGCGTGCCGCAAGGCCACTACAGCTATTTCGCCAGCCTTGCTCGGACTCCCCTCCCACCAGCTGCGCATCAACGACACCTTCGGTCCGCTCAAATTCGACGAACCCGGCCTGGTGGTTGTCCACCTCATGATTTACGATCTCCAGGGGCATCGTGAGCACGTCCTGAAAAGTCCGTTCACCTGCCTCGACTGGGAACGCAGCACGCATGTACTCGGTTCATCACTACGCGACATCTATCCTGTCCTCGCGCTTTTTCCCCGGCATTTTCTTGATGCTCGCCGGAGCCTCAACAACTACCTCGATGATCTCGCCGCCGGCTCCATCAGCTTTCGCCGTTACGAATTTTCCTCCTCAGGCTGCTGCGAGCAAGCCGAGCGACTGAACCTAGACCCACGCCACCAAGGCGAATACGCCTACCATATCGTCAATAATCTCGTAGCGAACTACGCCAAGTTGGTTGCCGGTCGTAACCACAAGCTGTCGCAACAGGAGTTCTTCGCCTTCTGGAGGGATTATCTTCCCGCCTGCATTCCCTTCATCGAGTGGTTCTCGAAAATTGCGGCGATCAAACAGGAGCGGGAGTGCAGCTTCCCCGTCGATACCATCAGCCACACCCGGGAGTTTATCACGGCCTTCGCCGACCATCTCAATGATACCTGGCAACGGCGCGCCACCCGTCATCTCTTCCTACGCCACGGGAAAACCGCCCTCAACGATGGCTCCTTTCTAGGGCAGCGGCGCGATCCCGGCATTCTCACGCTTCCTCCGCCATTGGCTGCGCGCCCTTCCCGCATTTTTTCCAGCCCGGCGATACGCTGCCAGACAACCGCTGCAGCGCTCGCGCCTGCAGTCTTCATCGAGGTCGATCCACGCCTTCACGAAATAGATTATGGCTCGGCAGAAGGACTCAGCATCGCAAAACTCCGCACAGAGCGTCCGGAACTTTTCGCCGCTTGGTCCCGCCACGAAGACCCACGCTTTCCGGGGGGCGAAAATACCAGCGATGTTCACGAACGCTTGCAGTCGTTCATTGCCGGTCTCGATGAACGCCCATCGCTTGTCGTTTCCCACAATGTCGTCCTTCGCTGCCTGCTGGGCGCAGGGCTGAATATCCCACGTCATCAGTGGCACCTGATCCCGGTTGATCACCTGGAGACGGTTGCGCTGCTTCGCCTCGATGGCCGCAGCTATCTCGACCTGACCCCAGAACAAGTGGCGCGCATCACCGATGCGCTCGTCGCGCACCGCATATGA
- a CDS encoding 2'-5' RNA ligase family protein, whose translation MNLPRTAIFIEPQGTLRTSLIERKKILELAMPGQAYTSHPPHSTLLFGEYGSPEIWTGKLRAAVNSLPPFRLATDAWQEFPNDLQAAGGHTVAYRVKLSPELLRLQLTIAEVVAPFRESSSLQHPLADREPFASSLKHFGFPFVGPHWIPHFTIGSPRLPANDPLLASLMNGSPIHELHVNTISIWQVMADHHNRLTELALTGTAG comes from the coding sequence ATGAACCTCCCGCGAACCGCCATCTTCATCGAGCCACAAGGCACGCTTCGCACCTCGCTGATCGAACGAAAAAAAATCCTCGAGCTGGCGATGCCCGGGCAAGCCTACACAAGCCACCCACCACACAGCACCCTGCTGTTTGGCGAGTATGGCTCCCCTGAAATCTGGACCGGGAAATTACGAGCGGCCGTCAACTCCCTCCCTCCCTTCCGGCTCGCAACCGATGCCTGGCAGGAATTCCCCAACGATCTCCAGGCGGCAGGCGGTCACACCGTTGCTTACCGTGTTAAACTCTCCCCAGAGCTCCTCCGATTGCAGCTAACCATAGCTGAAGTCGTCGCGCCTTTCCGCGAGTCCTCGTCCCTCCAGCACCCGCTTGCCGATCGCGAACCGTTTGCCAGCAGCCTTAAACACTTCGGTTTTCCCTTTGTAGGGCCTCATTGGATTCCCCATTTCACGATCGGCTCACCGCGCCTGCCTGCGAACGATCCACTGCTCGCCAGCTTGATGAACGGCTCGCCCATCCACGAATTACACGTGAACACCATCTCCATCTGGCAGGTCATGGCAGATCATCATAACCGATTGACCGAACTTGCCCTGACCGGGACTGCGGGCTGA
- a CDS encoding sugar phosphate nucleotidyltransferase, translated as MAGAGQRFVDAGYTVPKPLIDVGGLPMIVHAARSLPKPDLWIFVCRAEHIAQARIDLTLQKLFQPCIVITVDHLTEGQACTCLLARDELRPDDELHIGACDNAMTWAPADYERVMRDPRSDFLVWTFRNNPAVQQDPRMYGWVKTGEDGQITGVSVKVPLSDTPMKDHAVIGAFSFRRAGLFLDACDDMIRANSRIKNEFYVDNAINFALSRGAHGLPFEVDRYICWGTPRDLDTYNYWRGYFLSHS; from the coding sequence ATGGCCGGCGCTGGTCAGCGTTTCGTCGATGCTGGTTACACAGTGCCCAAGCCGCTGATCGATGTCGGCGGACTACCCATGATCGTCCATGCCGCTCGCAGCCTTCCCAAACCGGATCTCTGGATTTTTGTCTGCCGTGCCGAGCATATCGCCCAAGCGAGGATCGACCTCACGCTCCAAAAACTTTTCCAGCCCTGCATCGTCATAACCGTCGATCATCTGACCGAAGGCCAGGCCTGCACCTGCCTGCTCGCGCGCGATGAATTGCGCCCCGATGATGAGCTTCACATCGGCGCCTGCGACAACGCCATGACATGGGCTCCGGCTGATTACGAACGGGTGATGCGCGATCCGCGCAGCGATTTCCTCGTCTGGACATTTCGGAACAATCCGGCGGTGCAGCAAGATCCGCGCATGTACGGCTGGGTAAAGACGGGCGAAGACGGACAAATCACAGGAGTTTCCGTCAAAGTTCCGCTGAGCGATACCCCCATGAAGGATCATGCAGTGATCGGAGCTTTCAGTTTTCGCCGAGCAGGTCTGTTCCTCGATGCGTGCGACGACATGATTCGCGCAAATTCCCGCATCAAAAACGAATTCTACGTCGATAACGCCATCAACTTTGCCCTCTCACGCGGCGCTCATGGACTCCCCTTTGAAGTTGACCGCTACATTTGCTGGGGCACGCCCCGAGACCTCGACACATACAACTACTGGCGCGGCTACTTTTTAAGTCACAGCTAA